The genome window tacgtggattattttttttccttgtaatttgttttgttttcgtttttccaatttcttgtatttccgaTTTTTAGAGAGGACTTTCTCTAACAATAACCTTACTCGGTTCACCTTGACAATTTCCATTATATAATGAACATTTCTTGTCGAATATGATGAATTCTATTACGACATTGTTAAAATTGCTATTTtacatgattaaaaaaaaaaaagatatagtaATACTTTAATGATCAAATCTACAATATGTGAATAATTAAAGTAGgatcaaactttaaaaaataatgtttcacCATCTAAAGTGAGAATAtaagtagatttttttttttaaaaaaaaatgtgagtgAGATAGGCCAATTatgataatgaataaataaatagagtttGTTACTAGTAGAGTTtgcttaatttttttgaaaataaaaaactgAATGATATATTAAAGTGCatcaaaaaaatattaggaGATTAGCCACTCTAGTCAAGATATGAGCAAACTTATTCTTAGATCGTCGAATAAACTCAAACGATCACTCTAAAAACGTTGTACCAATAGCAGTGTGGAAATTCTCCTCCAACTACTTTTGGGTTCTTACTGAGCGTAAGGTGGtaaaacataatgtattaaaaaaaagttttgttttCCAGGTGAggatatgtattaaaaaaaaaaaaagtattgtttTCCAAGAATGATGAAATTTTCTAATGATGTCTCTTGATCCGTTAAAAGACTTAAAAGTACTAGTGCTATTTTTGCCAAATAGATACTCCGTAATTTGTAAACATTTGAACCGAATTTCAAATAGGGGATTTGGTAGCTTCTTTCTAGGATATTTCAACCTCAGCCACTGTCGCCGCTTTTTTACAAACTATACTCACTCTATCGTCTTCGTCTTCGTCTTCAACCGTCATCCGTCGCCGGCCCCGTCTGCACCCTCAGGTTTGTTGTTCTCACCGGTCGCACCCCCTTTCTATAAATCTTAGTTTGTTCAAATGTTGAATTGTTTGCCCCAAGTTTTGAGTTTTGAACTTGTGAATCCAATACCTCCAACAAAATACGATAATGATATTGTTAATTTGTTCTGTAAATAAAATTGCTCATTCCTGACTTTGTGCAATTGTGCCCTAATTTCTCtaattatgtttgtatatatacatactgtATACGCACTTGATATATATGTTTAGACAATTTTTATACCCTTGCAATAAAAGAACCCTATCTATTCAATTTTTAGTGTTTAAAGAACTCATAGCATATCTATCTgaaaagtgccaatgccatttCCATTTGCTCCCAATTTTCTCTGGTAATACTTATCTCTGGCTATTTCTTTTCTGTTTACCATTTCCACATCAAAGTTCTTAAAGAATAATCAAGAATGATGCCAAAATCTCTTCACTTGAATAGGAATAAAAGACAGCTTGAGTATTAGAGAATTTGGATTCAGTTTACACCTACCTCACCTGGAAAATTGGCTATATACTGTATACACACTTGATATGCAGtgcttcttttttatttccagAAATTATGCTTTGCTTATGTTCAGTTGGGATTCCTAAAATTGGTTTAGTTGGATTTATTTCTATGCTAATTAGAAAATAGAGACTGTCTAGTAAGTAGTAATTACAGATTAGTTGGATTCATTTTGTATCattgattaattaatgatatgaatatatatataatgaatgatATGATTAATTATCTCATAGTTCATCATAAACcttgtattgtaatttataatgtattttgtatttgaacaatcttattcgtatttgatattttgtatatGAACCttgtatttgaacatttttgaattcattttaCCTTCGCTTCTTCGCCCCCACTCAAATGAAATTCCCTTGCTTAGTTCCTTTACCTAAAAGGTTGGACTTtcaggtgttttttttttttttttttaaatatacgaTAGCTTGTCTTTACACTCATGTTTTTGTCGAACCTTAAGGTTTTCTTAGTTTTTATGTAAGCTACTTTTCATTTTATGGAGCTGGTAGTTCTGCCCCTTACATATGGCCATAAGAGGTGACTTATGaacttcatatttttctttttttcactttttttttttaaataaaaaataaaaatcatctCCTCATTTGATTATTTGGATTTTTGTTGGTGTAGTATTCTGCATTCAGTGGTAGGGCATGCAAGTTTTACTTTTTTAGCTAAGCATTCCAAACCTCCAATCCTTAAACCTCTCTAAATTCTCATTTCCTGACATTCTTCTTCTAATGCGCATAGTTTGTTGCTACGGAAGCTTGAAAAGAATGCTGCAGTTAGCCGCCGCTGGCTGTCTCTCAGTTCAGTCTGCAGCACCAATGCTTTTGTCTCCCCATTTGCAGTTCTGTTCAAAACCCAAGAATTGTGTCTTGTCGAGAACCCCTGGTTGGAATTCTTGGAGTCCTGCCATTAGATCCTCTCCACTATTATCAACCTCAAGAAAGTCCATTTGCAGACCGCCCTTGGGGAAATATGTCAGAGAAGATTACCTTGTGGTATGGATATATGTAGAGATACTTACTTTTATTACCACCTTTTTTGAGgttttcttttcatttaatgGATAGAGTTTGCACTGGTTTCCTGGAGCAGAAAAAGCTCTCTGCCAAAGAGATCCAAGAGCTGATAAAGGGAGAAAGGAGCGTGCCAGTGATTATTGATTTCTATGCAACATGGTGTGGTCCTTGTATACTGATGGCTCAAGAACTTGAAATGGTAAGAAGAATCATACCTGCAAACATGATTTGTAGATTGGTCCTCTCAGATTGTCGATATATCTCATTGGCCATTGCTGCATACCATTTTCTTCATTGGCCATTGTTGCataccattttcttcatttcttttctcTTCACTCGTTGA of Ipomoea triloba cultivar NCNSP0323 chromosome 3, ASM357664v1 contains these proteins:
- the LOC116013781 gene encoding thioredoxin-like protein CITRX2, chloroplastic, which codes for MLQLAAAGCLSVQSAAPMLLSPHLQFCSKPKNCVLSRTPGWNSWSPAIRSSPLLSTSRKSICRPPLGKYVREDYLVKKLSAKEIQELIKGERSVPVIIDFYATWCGPCILMAQELEMLAVEYESNALIVKVDTDDEYEFAREMQVRGLPTLYFISPDPNKDAIRTEGLIPIQMMRDIIDNEM